In a genomic window of Caloenas nicobarica isolate bCalNic1 chromosome 1, bCalNic1.hap1, whole genome shotgun sequence:
- the MSANTD4 gene encoding myb/SANT-like DNA-binding domain-containing protein 4 has translation MKQLKRKRKSNFSVQETQTLLKEIRKRREVLFSKQLNTTINEMKRKAWEEIAECVNAVGEGEQRTGTEVKRRYLDWRALMKRKRLNANIKVVGAGFHLPSSNLDDSLNEDMDEKMGFAIESSFEWQNITDFREAGGSLTEIKVEEEEEDPQNFEFPIEEEEEILSSVLPDSKKENDLPDFPHIEEFGNLSSAQARLAYEDSHLLVNLEKQKVELEKQRLDIEAERLQVEKERLQIEKERLRHVDLERERLQIEKERLQIEWEKLRLETLHAEKPALENDLTQTEKPIMQPLDLETEKLKLEKERLQLEKERLQFLKFESEKLQIEKERLQVEKERLRIQREGHLQ, from the exons atgaaacaattaaaaagaaaaagaaaaagcaattttagcGTTCAGGAAACTCAAACTCTCCTTAAGGAAatcagaaaaaggagagaagtaCTCTTTTCAAAGCAACTTAATACAACAATTAATGAGATGAAACGGAAAGCTTGGGAGGAAATAGCAGAGTGTGTAAATGCTGTAGGTGAAGGAGAGCAAAGAACAGGGACAGAAGTGAAAAGGCGATACCTTGACTGGAGAGCACTTATGAAGAGAAAACGTCTGAATGCAAACATCAAAGTAGTAGGTGCTGGGTTTCACCTTCCTTCATCCAATTTAGATGACTCTCTCAATGAAGACATGGATGAGAAAATGGGATTTGCAATTGAATCTAGTTTTGAATGGCAAAATATCACTGACTTCAGAGAAGCTGGTGGATCCTTAACAGAAATcaaagtagaagaagaagaggaggatcCGCAGAATTTTGAA TTTCCtatagaggaagaagaagaaatattgtcATCGGTTTTGCCAgactcaaaaaaagaaaatgacctACCAGACTTCCCACACATTGAAGAGTTTGGAAATCTAAGCTCTGCTCAAGCTAGGCTAGCCTATGAAGATTCTCACTTGCTTGTAAATCTGGAGAAGCAGAAGGTGGAACTGGAGAAGCAGCGACTAGACATTGAAGCTGAAAGGTTGCAAGTGGAGAAGGAGCGCCTGCAAATTGAAAAAGAGCGGTTGCGGCATGTTGACTTGGAGCGTGAGAGACTTCAGATTGAGAAGGAGCGACTTCAGATTGAATGGGAGAAGCTCAGGTTAGAGACTCTGCATGCTGAAAAACCTGCCCTGGAAAATGATCTCACCCAAACGGAAAAACCCATCATGCAGCCTCTGGATCTAGAAACTGAAAAGTTAAAACTCGAAAAAGAACGTTTGCAGTTAGAGAAAGAGAGGCTGCAGTTCCTGAAGTTTGAGTCAGAGAAGCTGCAGATTGAGAAGGAACGCTTGCAAGTGGAGAAGGAGCGACTTCGAATTCAGAGAGAGGGTCACTTGCAGTGA
- the KBTBD3 gene encoding kelch repeat and BTB domain-containing protein 3: MANQRDYISRPICNGISVPENKINSLVAEGHGQQILKVLQKFREQNIFFDFKILVKDEIIPCHRCVLAACSDFFRAMFEVNMKERDDGNVTISNLSPKAVKAFLDYAYTGKTEITNDNVEMLFQLSSFLQVSLLSKACSDFLIKSIDLVNCLQLLSLSESYGSVRLFDHALDFVQHHFSLLLRSNDFLEMNFEILQKCLEADELNVPEEESVLKAVLQWTKHNLETRQKYLPNLIKKVRLHQLPEKTLQDFLHSEEHLLKTANCSVIINDAVKNVQDFSGLFPDARPSTTEKYIFVHKTDEDGENRHTFCYNIKTDKWKELPHTHMIDLPGSSLSSYGEKIFITGGCKGNCYRTVRLHIAEPFHDATDQTWCYCPVSNEFAIVSAMKKPRTMHTSVVTLNQLFVIGGKTRGAQETRSLLDVESYNPLSKDWKSVSQLPRGIYYPEASACQNIIYVLGSEVEITDAFNPSLDCFFKYNAMTDQWSELVAEFGQFFHATLIKAVPVNCTLYICDLSTYKVYSFCPETCVWKGEGSFECAGFNAGAVGTEDKIYILGGDYAPEEITDEVQVYHSSRSEWEEVSPMPRALTEFYCQVIQFNKYRDPWSSVLTICSGEF, encoded by the exons ATGGCCAATCAACGGGATTATATTAGCAGACCTATTTGCAATGGAATTTCTGTTCCTGAAAATAAGATCAATTCCTTAGTGGCTGAAGGTCATGGACAACAAATTCTAAAAGTACTACAAAAGTTCAgagaacaaaatatattttttgacTTTAAAATTCTTGTGAAAGATGAAATAATCCCTTGTCACCGTTGTGTATTGGCAGCATGCAGTGATTTTTTCAG AGCCATGTTTGAAGTTAATATGAAAGAACGAGATGATGGCAATGTTACTATTAGTAATCTGTCACCCAAGGCAGTGAAAGCTTTTCTTGATTATGCTTACACGGGAAAAACAGAGATAACAAACGATAATGTGGAAATGCTCTTCCAACTGTCGTCATTTCTTCAAGTTTCACTCCTTTCCAAAGCTTGCAGTGACTTTCTAATAAAAAGTATTGATCTCGTGAATTGCTTACAGTTGCTTTCTCTATCAGAAAGTTATGGCTCTGTCCGCTTATTTGACCATGCACTAGACTTTGTACAGCACCACTTTTCCTTGCTACTCAGATCAAATGATTTTTTGGAGATGAATTTTGAGATATTACAAAAATGCCTCGAGGCTGATGAACTAAATGTCCCCGAGGAAGAATCAGTATTGAAAGCTGTCCTTCAGTGGACAAAACATAACTTAGAAACACGGCAGAAATACCTGCctaatttgattaaaaaagtGAGACTACACCAGTTACCTGAAAAGACTTTGCAGGACTTTCTACATTCTGAAGAACACTTACTTAAGACTGCTAATTGCTCAGTAATAATCAATGATGCAGTTAAAAATGTGCAAGACTTTAGTGGACTGTTTCCAGATGCACGTccttcaacaacagaaaaatacatatttgttcACAAAACTGACGAAGATGGAGAAAACAGACATACATTCTGCTACAACATCAAAACAGATAAATGGAAAGAACTACCACATACGCACATGATTGATCTTCCAGGGTCAAGTTTATCTAGctatggagaaaaaatatttataactgGAGGATGCAAAGGGAATTGTTATAGGACTGTCAGGCTTCATATTGCTGAACCATTTCATGATGCCACTGACCAAACCTGGTGCTACTGTCCAGTCAGCAATGAATTCGCCATAGTCTCAGCTATGAAAAAACCCAGGACAATGCACACTTCTGTTGTAACCTTAAACCAGCTGTTTGTAATAGGTGGAAAGACCAGAGGAGCTCAAGAAACCCGGAGTCTTTTGGATGTAGAATCCTATAATCCTCTTTCCAAAGACTGGAAGTCGGTAAGCCAATTACCAAGGGGTATCTACTATCCAGAAGCAAGTGCATGTCAGAATATAATTTATGTTCTGGGCTCAGAAGTAGAGATTACTGATGCCTTTAATCCATCTCTTGACTGCTTCTTTAAGTATAATGCTATGACTGATCAGTGGTCTGAGCTTGTAGCAGAATTTGGGCAATTTTTCCATGCAACTCTAATCAAAGCTGTTCCAGTGAACTGTACATTGTACATATGTGATCTCTCCACCTACAAGGTCTACAGTTTTTGCCCAGAAACCTGTGTTTGGAAAGGGGAAGGATCTTTCGAATGTGCTGGCTTTAATGCAGGGGCAGTTGGGACAGAAGACAAAATTTATATATTAGGTGGTGATTATGCTCCAGAAGAAATCACAGATGAAGTTCAAGTCTACCATAGTAGCAGGTCTGAGTGGGAAGAAGTTTCACCAATGCCAAGAGCCTTAACTGAGTTTTACTGTCAGGTCATTCAGTTTAATAAATATAGGGACCCCTGGTCATCTGTACTGACAATTTGCTCTGGAGAATTTTGA